The Medicago truncatula cultivar Jemalong A17 chromosome 4, MtrunA17r5.0-ANR, whole genome shotgun sequence genome includes a region encoding these proteins:
- the LOC25491586 gene encoding F-box/kelch-repeat protein At3g06240, whose protein sequence is METKTLLYLPHELIIQILMRLPVKSLICFKCVCKSWFSLISDPHFANSHFQHTSATHTRRFLCISPLSHEIRSIDPEAFLNDDPGSQNRNFLFSESYFPVEIRGSCRGFILLYQPPNIYVWNPSTGFKKQIPVSPFDSKLLASCHGFGYDQSRDDYLVVVFSHVSSHLEVFSFRDNMWKEIDCIHFPYVLIVVPSQGKGFLFNGVIHWLAYRRDLDLDVIVALDLMEKKTFEMPVPSDFDHRFLYNMWVFGEFLSLWAQDYDNDTIVIWVMKEYKMHSFWTKTLVLPLHRIPGHYFHPIHSTKNGDIIGRSHDTRLVKYNDKGQLLADRPFCSSQSEVVMYTESLLSLLGDNEHA, encoded by the coding sequence ATGGAGACAAAGACACTGTTGTATCTGCCTCATGAACTAATCATCCAAATTCTGATGAGGTTGCCAGTGAAGTCTCTTATCTGTTTCAAATGTGTTTGTAAGTCTTGGTTTTCTCTTATCTCTGACCCTCACTTTGCAAATTCACATTTCCAACATACCTCTGCAACGCATACTCGTAGGTTTTTATGCATATCACCTTTATCTCATGAAATTCGATCAATCGATCCTGAAGCATTTCTTAACGATGATCCTGGTTCACAGAAccgtaattttttgttttcggAATCTTATTTTCCTGTTGAAATCAGAGGTTCATGTAGAGGGTTTATACTTTTGTACCAACCTCCAAACATCTACGTATGGAATCCATCCACTggatttaaaaaacaaatacccGTGTCTCCTTTTGATTCCAAATTATTAGCAAGTTGTCATGGTTTTGGTTATGACCAGTCAAGAGATGATTACTTGGTGGTTGTATTTTCCCATGTTTCATCACATTTGGAGGTTTTCTCTTTTAGAGATAATATGTGGAAAGAAATTGATTGTATTCATTTCCCTTACGTTCTCATTGTCGTTCCTTCCCAGGGAAAAGGGTTTCTATTTAATGGGGTTATTCATTGGCTTGCTTATCGCCGTGATTTAGATTTGGATGTCATAGTTGCGCTTGATTTAATGGAAAAGAAAACGTTTGAGATGCCTGTTCCAAGTGATTTTGACCATAGATTTCTTTATAATATGTGGGTATTTGGAGAATTTCTCAGTCTATGGGCTCAGGATTATGATAATGATACAATTGTAATATGGGTGATGAAAGAATACAAAATGCATTCGTTTTGGACTAAAACTCTTGTGCTTCCTCTTCATCGCATTCCTGGTCACTACTTTCACCCTATACACTCTACAAAAAATGGTGATATTATTGGAAGAAGTCATGATACTAGATTGGTGAAGTATAATGATAAAGGACAACTATTAGCGGACCGCCCCTTCTGTTCCAGTCAATCTGAAGTTGTCATGTATACAGAGTCTCTGCTTTCACTCCTTGGTGACAATGAGCATGCTTAA